The Arcanobacterium pinnipediorum genome includes a region encoding these proteins:
- a CDS encoding PHP domain-containing protein, which translates to MNIDLHTHSSYSDGTDSPQALIQRARHERIDVIGLTDHDTVAGWSEASQASAHAGIKLVRGMEITARYREVPVHILGYLFDPQHPSITAHIAKLHDSRIGRAREIIQRLAVDYPITFDDVVAHGAPGAVLGRPHIADALVSLGAVESRSQAFEELLAPSSPYYVSHYSSEAIDVVTFIRQAGGKSVWAHPWAASRGQIAAESAFEELADAGLFGVEVDHRDNPADTRPALADIVKSYGLARFGSSDYHGTGKPNQLGEFTTSADVYFSLIDGTFAEVI; encoded by the coding sequence ATGAACATTGATCTCCATACACATTCGTCGTATTCCGATGGCACTGATTCTCCTCAGGCCTTAATACAACGTGCCCGCCACGAGCGAATCGATGTTATTGGATTAACTGATCACGATACGGTTGCCGGCTGGAGCGAGGCCAGCCAAGCTAGCGCCCACGCCGGCATTAAACTCGTGCGCGGAATGGAGATAACTGCGCGCTACCGGGAAGTTCCCGTACACATCTTGGGCTATCTATTCGATCCACAACACCCCAGCATCACCGCGCACATAGCCAAGCTACACGATTCGCGTATCGGGCGTGCACGCGAGATAATCCAACGCTTAGCAGTTGACTACCCGATTACATTTGACGACGTCGTCGCCCACGGTGCGCCTGGTGCGGTTCTTGGACGTCCGCACATAGCTGACGCTCTGGTTAGTCTTGGTGCGGTTGAATCGCGTTCGCAAGCGTTCGAAGAACTGCTTGCCCCATCCTCGCCCTACTATGTAAGCCACTATTCTTCCGAAGCGATCGACGTCGTAACCTTTATCCGCCAAGCCGGTGGAAAGTCGGTGTGGGCTCACCCGTGGGCCGCCTCGCGTGGCCAGATTGCAGCCGAAAGTGCGTTCGAGGAATTAGCCGATGCAGGCCTGTTTGGAGTTGAAGTAGATCACCGTGACAATCCTGCCGATACACGGCCGGCGTTGGCTGATATTGTTAAGTCGTATGGACTTGCACGGTTCGGATCTTCGGATTATCACGGAACTGGCAAACCCAATCAGCTCGGCGAATTCACCACGTCAGCTGATGTGTATTTTTCGTTAATTGACGGGACTTTTGCGGAGGTTATTTAG
- a CDS encoding aminopeptidase P family protein, translating into MNEKKQSLEERAHNRTQRPQSDAFRSFIGQDWGERPSGPQRSAAADYLPERHVKLGSQFRGERLVFPAGDLQVRSNDSDYRFRAHSAFAHLTGLGGEDEPGAVLVLHPLPQAEITETATHEAVLYFHPRASRSSEEFYADSRHGEFWVGARLSAPEMSTLTGLNVAHIDTLRDALAKDLGEIQIRVIPQSDAAIESLVEELRQENGLTSSASELNAQLAEAASELRLIKDEYEIAEMQKAVDVTAAGFDEIVASFPRARTHWRGERVIEGAFFAKAREEGNGLGYDTIAAAGNHANTLHWIKNDGPLEDGTLMLIDAGAEVDSLYTADITRTLPVSGKFSDTQRLVYEAVLEACDYALEVASQPGVRFRDVHAAAMTVIARHLHQWGILPVSAEESLLPENQYHRRWMPHGTSHHLGLDVHDCAQAKRELYQDALLEEGMVFTIEPGLYFREDDLKVPQEFRGIGVRIEDDIVITKNGAVRMSENIPRTVEDIENWMARLAQ; encoded by the coding sequence ATGAATGAAAAAAAACAATCCCTCGAAGAGCGCGCACATAACCGCACGCAACGTCCACAAAGCGACGCATTCCGTTCTTTCATCGGTCAAGATTGGGGTGAGCGTCCTAGCGGTCCACAACGAAGTGCTGCAGCCGATTATCTACCGGAGCGCCACGTTAAGTTGGGATCTCAATTCCGCGGAGAACGCCTCGTCTTCCCCGCTGGCGATCTTCAAGTCCGTTCTAACGATAGTGACTACCGGTTCCGTGCCCACTCCGCATTTGCTCACTTGACTGGTTTAGGCGGTGAAGATGAACCAGGTGCAGTCCTCGTTCTCCATCCACTACCGCAGGCCGAGATCACCGAAACTGCAACCCACGAAGCAGTTCTCTACTTCCATCCGCGAGCATCTCGATCGTCTGAAGAATTCTATGCAGATTCACGCCATGGTGAGTTTTGGGTGGGAGCTCGCCTTTCCGCCCCAGAAATGTCTACTTTGACCGGGTTGAATGTGGCACATATAGATACCTTGCGCGATGCTCTAGCTAAGGATCTTGGCGAAATTCAGATCCGAGTTATTCCCCAATCTGATGCCGCTATTGAATCTCTTGTTGAAGAATTGCGCCAAGAAAATGGCTTAACTTCTAGCGCAAGTGAGCTCAACGCTCAGCTTGCAGAAGCAGCCTCAGAACTGCGCCTTATTAAAGACGAGTACGAGATCGCTGAAATGCAAAAGGCTGTTGATGTTACTGCCGCCGGCTTTGATGAGATCGTTGCCTCATTCCCACGCGCTCGCACCCACTGGCGTGGGGAACGAGTTATCGAAGGAGCATTCTTTGCTAAAGCTCGCGAAGAAGGTAACGGACTCGGATATGACACGATCGCAGCTGCTGGTAATCACGCCAATACCTTGCACTGGATTAAAAACGATGGACCGTTAGAAGATGGCACACTGATGCTCATTGATGCTGGAGCCGAAGTAGATTCGCTCTATACCGCTGATATCACTCGCACTCTGCCAGTCTCAGGAAAATTCAGCGATACTCAGCGTCTCGTTTACGAAGCAGTCCTCGAAGCATGTGATTATGCACTCGAGGTCGCCTCCCAGCCAGGAGTGCGCTTCCGCGACGTGCACGCAGCTGCCATGACCGTCATTGCTCGCCACCTTCATCAATGGGGAATCTTGCCCGTATCGGCAGAAGAGTCGTTACTTCCGGAAAACCAATACCATCGCCGCTGGATGCCACATGGAACATCACACCATCTCGGTCTCGATGTTCACGATTGCGCCCAAGCTAAGCGCGAACTCTACCAAGATGCACTCTTGGAAGAAGGCATGGTCTTTACTATTGAGCCAGGTTTGTACTTTAGAGAAGATGATCTGAAGGTTCCACAAGAGTTCCGCGGAATCGGTGTGCGCATCGAAGATGACATCGTCATCACCAAAAACGGCGCAGTACGCATGTCAGAAAACATCCCGCGCACCGTTGAAGACATCGAAAACTGGATGGCTCGCCTCGCACAATAA
- a CDS encoding MarC family protein, which yields MAFDTALFVSAFATLFVIIDPPGNLPIFLALTSKASERNRRRIAFQANFIALILLMLFGFFGFAMFNALGISAAALQISGGLLLLLIALQLLTGQEEDPGESDGDLHVAMVPLGMPLLAGPGSIVAFMLLVDEAGHDWTRIITTVLGLVTVLTISWLTMRFANPIFKLLGESGIMLLTRLSGMLLAAIAAQLIINGIVTVVNTSFLGG from the coding sequence GTGGCATTTGATACAGCATTGTTTGTCTCGGCATTCGCAACACTATTTGTAATTATCGATCCTCCGGGAAATCTGCCAATTTTCCTTGCGCTGACCTCGAAAGCCTCAGAACGTAATCGCAGACGCATCGCATTCCAAGCCAACTTCATCGCCCTAATCTTGCTGATGTTATTTGGCTTCTTTGGTTTTGCGATGTTCAATGCGCTGGGAATTTCTGCCGCTGCATTGCAAATCTCGGGCGGTTTGCTACTGTTACTTATCGCATTGCAGTTACTAACCGGGCAAGAAGAAGATCCCGGTGAATCCGATGGTGATTTGCACGTGGCGATGGTTCCATTAGGAATGCCGTTGTTGGCTGGACCAGGATCTATCGTGGCCTTCATGCTACTCGTAGACGAAGCAGGACACGATTGGACACGAATCATCACCACAGTTTTGGGGTTGGTCACGGTTTTAACCATCTCTTGGCTAACGATGCGCTTCGCCAACCCCATCTTCAAGCTTTTGGGTGAGTCAGGCATTATGCTCTTGACCCGGCTTTCTGGAATGCTACTTGCGGCCATTGCCGCGCAGTTGATTATCAACGGCATCGTCACGGTGGTAAATACGAGTTTCTTAGGTGGATAG
- a CDS encoding DUF1003 domain-containing protein, with translation MANFDEPSDKRSRRIRKARWNSDAVGVISERIARFSGTPQFLVYLSIFVAVWLAWNTWGPNALRFDSAELGFTALTLMLSLQASYAAPLILLAQNRQDDRDRVTAQQDRFTAERNLADTEYITREIASLRLAMNEIATRDFVRSEIRDQLEIYRETNTELVSQLSEKDEHIAKLEREIARLKAHEEHGEKKVD, from the coding sequence ATGGCAAACTTTGATGAACCATCAGATAAGCGCTCACGCCGGATCCGCAAAGCGCGGTGGAACTCTGACGCGGTCGGAGTTATTTCTGAGCGCATCGCGCGGTTTTCTGGAACGCCGCAGTTCCTCGTCTATCTATCGATATTCGTTGCCGTGTGGCTGGCCTGGAATACGTGGGGACCAAATGCGTTACGATTCGACTCAGCTGAGCTCGGCTTTACTGCCTTGACGTTGATGCTCTCGCTCCAGGCCTCTTATGCTGCGCCGCTTATTTTGCTTGCACAAAATCGTCAGGATGATCGCGATCGCGTGACAGCACAGCAAGATCGTTTTACCGCAGAGCGCAACCTTGCTGACACCGAATATATTACCCGCGAGATCGCCTCGCTGCGGTTGGCAATGAATGAGATTGCCACCCGTGACTTTGTTCGCTCCGAGATCCGCGATCAGTTGGAGATATATCGCGAGACGAATACGGAACTCGTGTCGCAACTATCGGAAAAAGATGAACATATCGCTAAACTCGAGCGTGAAATTGCGCGACTAAAGGCGCATGAAGAACATGGCGAAAAGAAGGTAGACTGA
- a CDS encoding purine-nucleoside phosphorylase, which produces MNTTELSPHELANEAARVIAERTGVARHEIALTLGSGWGGAAQLIGDVVAEIDAAEIPGFHASSVVGHGGKITSIKLKSGHHALVLGARTHFYEGKGVRAVAHGVRTAAAGGAKVCILTNGCGSTVQQWGPGTAVLIKDHLNLTATSPIEGAHFVDLSDAYSARLRAIAHEVDPNLPEGVYTQFPGPHYETPAEVKMARIMGGDLVGMSTALETIAAAEAGVEVLGISLVTNHAAGFGPDKLDHKEVLEAGQAAGPRISRLLADIIERITTTLG; this is translated from the coding sequence ATGAATACTACTGAACTTTCACCACACGAACTTGCTAACGAAGCAGCTCGAGTAATCGCCGAACGCACCGGTGTAGCACGCCACGAAATAGCGTTGACTCTCGGCTCTGGTTGGGGCGGTGCCGCCCAACTCATTGGTGACGTCGTTGCAGAAATAGACGCTGCCGAGATTCCTGGTTTCCATGCTTCATCAGTTGTTGGACACGGCGGAAAGATTACGTCGATTAAACTCAAATCTGGCCATCATGCACTAGTTCTCGGTGCTCGTACCCACTTCTATGAAGGCAAAGGCGTACGGGCCGTGGCACACGGGGTGCGCACAGCTGCTGCTGGAGGTGCAAAGGTTTGCATCCTCACTAACGGATGTGGCTCTACGGTTCAACAATGGGGTCCAGGCACAGCCGTTTTGATTAAAGACCACCTCAATCTCACAGCCACCTCCCCCATTGAAGGTGCACACTTCGTTGATTTATCCGATGCCTACTCAGCTCGCCTACGTGCGATCGCCCACGAGGTCGATCCTAACTTGCCAGAAGGCGTCTACACCCAATTTCCTGGCCCGCACTACGAAACCCCCGCGGAAGTAAAAATGGCACGAATCATGGGTGGCGATCTTGTTGGCATGTCTACCGCGCTTGAAACTATTGCGGCTGCTGAAGCTGGCGTTGAAGTCCTCGGGATTTCCCTCGTTACCAACCATGCTGCTGGTTTTGGCCCCGATAAGCTCGACCACAAAGAAGTTCTTGAAGCAGGCCAAGCAGCTGGGCCACGCATCTCCCGTCTCTTAGCAGACATCATCGAACGTATCACCACCACATTGGGATAA
- a CDS encoding O-methyltransferase, which translates to MSTEKAQSWLYAESFVTENESIAQARYQATELGIESISPATGQFLSLLATGSQIKTIADIGTGTGVSGLYLLSGSSQSHLTSIDIDSEAQNFARQNFAATGIRSGRYRLINGRSADILPRLAANSYDIVFIDGDILEAEGDVVEALRMLRTGGMLIVAHGLYHDRVADPARRDDNTVAMRNIGKMLLESDQVTASLLPLGDGLLVATKLS; encoded by the coding sequence ATGAGCACCGAAAAAGCACAATCGTGGCTGTACGCTGAATCTTTTGTCACCGAAAATGAATCTATCGCGCAGGCACGGTATCAAGCCACAGAACTGGGCATCGAATCCATTAGCCCGGCAACTGGACAATTCTTGTCTTTGCTGGCAACAGGTAGTCAGATCAAAACAATTGCCGATATTGGGACCGGTACGGGCGTTTCGGGTCTGTATTTGTTGAGCGGATCGAGTCAATCGCATCTAACCAGTATTGATATTGATTCCGAGGCGCAAAATTTTGCTCGGCAAAACTTTGCTGCGACTGGGATTCGATCTGGGCGCTATCGATTAATCAATGGCCGCAGTGCAGATATTTTACCGCGCCTAGCAGCTAACTCTTACGATATCGTCTTTATCGATGGCGATATTTTAGAAGCTGAAGGTGATGTGGTCGAAGCGTTACGTATGCTTCGCACTGGCGGAATGCTCATCGTCGCTCATGGTCTTTACCACGACCGCGTTGCTGATCCGGCACGCCGTGATGACAACACGGTTGCCATGCGAAATATCGGCAAGATGCTTCTCGAAAGTGATCAGGTTACGGCTTCGCTACTACCACTTGGCGATGGCTTGCTTGTTGCAACGAAACTGTCTTAG
- a CDS encoding magnesium transporter MgtE N-terminal domain-containing protein, translated as MSTRNPSRVFVGRLAGADVFDPIGDRVGKVNDVVVVFRLRGAPLAVGLTVDVAGKRRVFLPLTRVTSMANGQVITTGVLNMRRFNQRPVEAMAVGELLDRQVTIIDSGERAEVEDLAIEQTRGREWRVTTLYVRMASTAKDAGNTLLIPASGVRGLGIKETSQGATALLAQISGLKAPDVADVLRDLPEDRLLAVARELSDERLADVLEELGDDDRVTIMESLDVDRAADVLEVMQPDDAADLVNELPEAQAEALLERMEPEDARDVRRLMSYSERSAGGLMTTDPIILSPDASVAMALAQARRPELPPALASMIFVTRPPHESPTGRYIGVVHLQRALREPPSNMIGGIIEQVEALSPDDGIGTITRLLATYNLTVLPVVAEETLVGAVSVDDVLDHLLPEDWREADEDELDEAVDAQHNYDEEGEE; from the coding sequence ATGAGCACTCGTAACCCGTCTCGCGTCTTTGTTGGACGCCTAGCTGGAGCCGACGTTTTCGATCCGATTGGTGATCGCGTTGGCAAGGTGAACGACGTCGTCGTGGTTTTTCGATTACGCGGCGCCCCACTAGCAGTGGGGCTAACCGTTGACGTAGCCGGCAAGCGCCGAGTATTTCTACCGCTAACCCGAGTTACCTCAATGGCCAACGGGCAAGTGATCACTACTGGGGTGTTAAATATGCGCCGGTTTAACCAACGCCCAGTTGAAGCGATGGCAGTAGGCGAACTTCTCGATCGGCAAGTCACAATCATCGACTCTGGCGAACGTGCCGAAGTCGAAGACCTCGCTATCGAACAAACTCGCGGTAGAGAATGGCGGGTCACCACACTCTATGTGCGAATGGCCTCCACTGCCAAAGATGCTGGAAATACCCTCCTAATTCCCGCCTCTGGCGTTCGCGGGCTAGGAATTAAAGAAACCTCGCAAGGCGCAACCGCTTTGCTGGCGCAAATCTCGGGGTTAAAAGCACCCGATGTTGCTGATGTGTTGCGTGACCTTCCCGAAGATCGCTTGCTCGCCGTCGCCCGTGAACTTTCAGATGAACGTCTAGCAGATGTCTTGGAAGAACTCGGTGATGATGATCGCGTGACCATTATGGAGTCTCTCGACGTCGATCGCGCAGCTGACGTTTTGGAAGTCATGCAACCAGACGATGCGGCCGACTTGGTCAACGAGCTGCCCGAAGCCCAAGCTGAAGCATTGCTCGAACGTATGGAACCCGAAGATGCTCGCGACGTGCGCCGCCTGATGAGCTACTCGGAACGCTCCGCCGGTGGTTTGATGACCACCGATCCCATTATCTTATCCCCAGACGCCTCCGTTGCGATGGCCTTGGCGCAAGCCCGCCGGCCCGAACTACCGCCAGCATTAGCGTCAATGATTTTTGTGACCCGTCCCCCGCACGAATCTCCAACCGGTCGGTATATCGGCGTCGTTCATTTACAACGTGCGCTGCGCGAACCGCCGTCGAATATGATCGGCGGGATCATCGAACAAGTTGAAGCCTTATCACCTGACGACGGCATTGGTACCATTACTCGACTGTTGGCAACCTACAATTTGACTGTTCTTCCGGTAGTTGCCGAAGAAACACTCGTCGGTGCGGTCTCAGTTGATGACGTACTCGATCACTTGCTACCTGAAGACTGGCGCGAAGCTGACGAAGATGAACTCGATGAAGCTGTTGATGCTCAGCACAACTATGACGAGGAGGGTGAAGAATAA
- a CDS encoding DUF3117 domain-containing protein — protein sequence MAAMKPRTGDGPLETERSNHGTVLRIPLEGGGRMVLELRDDELQTLLDVVEQAVMERN from the coding sequence ATGGCAGCGATGAAACCCCGCACTGGAGATGGCCCGTTGGAAACAGAGCGCTCAAATCACGGAACTGTGTTACGCATTCCGCTTGAAGGTGGAGGCCGCATGGTTCTAGAACTGCGTGACGATGAACTACAGACGTTGCTCGACGTCGTCGAACAAGCAGTTATGGAACGCAACTAA
- a CDS encoding Mrp/NBP35 family ATP-binding protein, which translates to MTISIEKINQALATVYDPEIKRPITDIGMVRSVEVNDEGLVTVGINLTTAGCPLRNKLTEDATQAVSAVAGVTGVEVVMGVMNDEEKAQLRKTLRGGNPERHNPFQEAGSLTRVYAISSGKGGVGKSSMTVNLATAMQRQGLKVGIVDADIYGFSIPQMMGVTSPPQVVDKMIIPPIAHDVKTISIGMFMEENIPVVWRGPMLHRALEQFFSDVYWGDLDVLLIDLPPGTGDIALSVAQLIPQSEVVLVTTPQVAAADVAERAGMMAKQTEQRVVGVIENMSFLAMPDGSKMEIFGSGGGKKVADELSYILGYDVPLLGQVPLEQPLREGGDAGVPLASQDSSSPAHDALDEIASVLGRRARGLAGKSLGVSPL; encoded by the coding sequence ATGACTATTTCTATCGAAAAGATCAATCAAGCCCTAGCCACCGTCTACGACCCAGAAATCAAGCGACCGATCACCGATATCGGTATGGTTCGTTCGGTGGAAGTTAACGACGAGGGTCTGGTTACCGTTGGTATCAACCTCACCACTGCCGGTTGCCCGTTACGCAATAAACTCACCGAGGATGCTACTCAAGCCGTGTCAGCTGTTGCCGGGGTGACGGGAGTCGAGGTCGTCATGGGGGTTATGAACGACGAAGAAAAAGCACAGTTACGAAAGACGTTGCGTGGGGGCAATCCCGAGCGGCACAACCCGTTCCAAGAAGCTGGGTCATTGACCCGCGTCTATGCTATCTCTTCGGGCAAAGGTGGCGTTGGGAAGTCGTCAATGACTGTCAATTTAGCTACGGCTATGCAACGCCAAGGACTGAAGGTGGGCATTGTTGATGCCGATATTTATGGCTTTTCAATCCCGCAGATGATGGGAGTCACGTCGCCGCCACAGGTTGTTGATAAGATGATCATTCCGCCGATAGCACACGATGTGAAGACCATTTCTATTGGCATGTTTATGGAAGAAAATATTCCTGTTGTATGGCGTGGGCCTATGCTTCACCGTGCTCTCGAACAGTTCTTCTCCGATGTTTACTGGGGCGATCTTGATGTTCTTCTCATCGATCTGCCACCTGGTACCGGTGATATTGCGCTGTCGGTTGCCCAGCTCATTCCGCAATCAGAAGTTGTTTTGGTTACTACCCCGCAGGTGGCGGCCGCCGATGTTGCCGAACGTGCAGGCATGATGGCAAAACAAACCGAACAACGCGTGGTTGGCGTGATTGAGAATATGTCATTCCTTGCCATGCCAGATGGTTCAAAGATGGAAATCTTTGGCTCTGGTGGCGGCAAGAAAGTAGCTGACGAACTTTCCTACATTCTCGGTTACGATGTGCCGCTCTTGGGTCAAGTGCCCCTCGAACAACCGCTGCGTGAAGGCGGAGACGCCGGTGTTCCACTTGCCAGCCAAGATAGTTCTTCACCAGCTCATGATGCTCTTGATGAGATAGCTAGTGTGTTGGGGCGTCGCGCACGCGGTCTGGCCGGTAAATCTCTTGGGGTTTCTCCACTCTAG
- a CDS encoding DEAD/DEAH box helicase yields MTQTSGIADTSGASVPTTTEPMADIEATASELNLEEKTFADYGVSAPIVAALQAQGITHPFPIQALTLPVALKGSDIIGQAKTGTGKTLGFGIPMIERCIGPGEDGFENLDHPGAAQGLVVVPTRELAKQVAQDLRNAAKNRSVRVVEVYGGRAYEPQVKDLEKGAEIVVGTPGRLIDLLKHHTLNLHAVKTVVLDEADEMLDLGFLEDVEKILSATPPTRHTMLFSATMPGPVVAMARRYMSHATHIRAQAHDDDSTTVKSVRQVVYRTHAMNKIEVLARILQAKNRGLSIIFTRTKRTASRVAQDLTERGFATGEMHGDLGQGAREQALRAFRNGKIDVLVATDVAARGIDVDNVTQVINYQAPEDEKTYIHRIGRTGRAGHSGTAITFVDWEDTPRWSVINKLLSLGMPEPVETYHTSDHLYTDLDIPTDVTGYLPQSQRTREGLTAEKIEDLGETGKSAGRGRNRTSSRSRGNTPRRSDRSAQQSRHSDQQPERTPRQRRRIRKTNSQS; encoded by the coding sequence ATGACCCAAACGTCAGGAATTGCGGATACATCAGGTGCATCCGTACCAACTACTACTGAGCCGATGGCAGATATCGAAGCTACTGCCTCAGAACTCAACCTCGAAGAAAAAACATTTGCCGATTATGGAGTCTCTGCTCCTATCGTTGCTGCCCTTCAAGCTCAAGGAATCACCCACCCCTTCCCTATTCAGGCACTCACACTGCCCGTTGCACTCAAAGGCTCCGATATTATCGGGCAAGCCAAAACCGGTACCGGGAAAACCCTAGGGTTTGGCATTCCGATGATCGAGCGTTGCATTGGCCCTGGTGAAGATGGATTTGAGAATCTCGACCATCCAGGTGCTGCGCAAGGTCTCGTCGTCGTCCCTACTCGAGAACTTGCCAAGCAGGTAGCCCAAGATCTGCGCAACGCTGCGAAGAACCGCAGTGTGCGAGTGGTCGAAGTCTACGGTGGTCGCGCCTATGAACCTCAGGTCAAAGATCTGGAGAAAGGCGCTGAGATCGTCGTAGGCACCCCGGGGCGCTTGATCGATTTACTTAAACATCACACGCTGAATTTACATGCGGTTAAAACAGTTGTTCTGGATGAAGCCGATGAAATGCTTGATCTGGGCTTTTTAGAAGACGTAGAGAAGATTCTTAGCGCTACCCCGCCAACCCGGCATACGATGTTGTTCTCTGCAACGATGCCCGGGCCGGTCGTGGCGATGGCACGGCGATACATGTCCCACGCCACGCACATTCGAGCTCAAGCCCATGATGATGATTCGACCACAGTTAAGTCGGTTCGCCAAGTGGTCTACCGTACCCACGCGATGAACAAAATTGAGGTCCTCGCTCGTATTTTACAAGCAAAGAACCGCGGCCTATCGATTATTTTCACCCGCACCAAACGAACCGCATCACGAGTAGCTCAAGATCTTACAGAACGTGGATTCGCCACCGGAGAAATGCATGGCGATCTCGGCCAAGGCGCACGCGAACAAGCCCTGCGCGCGTTTCGGAACGGCAAAATTGACGTGCTCGTTGCAACCGACGTAGCTGCGCGTGGTATCGACGTCGATAACGTCACCCAAGTCATCAACTACCAAGCCCCCGAAGACGAAAAGACCTACATTCATCGGATTGGTCGAACCGGGCGCGCGGGTCATTCTGGTACCGCAATCACTTTTGTTGATTGGGAAGATACTCCACGCTGGTCGGTTATCAATAAGCTACTTTCGTTGGGGATGCCTGAGCCAGTTGAAACCTACCACACCTCTGATCATCTCTACACTGACCTCGATATTCCCACTGATGTGACCGGATATCTTCCTCAATCTCAACGTACTCGCGAAGGCTTAACTGCCGAAAAGATCGAGGATTTGGGCGAAACCGGAAAGAGTGCTGGTCGCGGTCGGAATCGAACAAGTAGCCGCTCTCGGGGCAACACGCCGCGGCGCTCGGATCGTTCCGCACAGCAGTCACGGCACAGCGATCAACAACCAGAACGCACTCCGCGCCAGCGTCGTCGAATTCGTAAAACGAATAGTCAGTCGTAA